A region from the Triticum aestivum cultivar Chinese Spring chromosome 3D, IWGSC CS RefSeq v2.1, whole genome shotgun sequence genome encodes:
- the LOC123078654 gene encoding homeobox-leucine zipper protein HOX3: MGATSPSGLELTMAVPGLSSSSGSEGFVCNNIINNNGGGNMRDLDMNQPASGGEEEDFLMGGLEEDEEERGAGGPHRPKKLRLSKEQSRLLEESFRLNHTLSPKQKEALAIKLKLRPRQVEVWFQNRRARTKLKHTEMECEYLKRCFGSLTEENRRLQREVEELRAMRMAPPTVLSPHTRQPLPASALTMCPRCERVTAATGPRITRPAASPFHPRRPSAAF, encoded by the exons ATGGGGGCCACTTCTCCTTCAGGCCTGGAGCTCACCATGGCTGTCCCCGGCCTCAGCTCCTCTTCTGGCTCAG AGGGGTTTGTTTgcaacaacatcatcaacaacaacggtGGCGGGAACATGAGGGACCTGGACATGAACcagccggcgagcggcggcgaggaggaggatttCCTGATGGGCGGCctggaagaggacgaggaggagaggggcgccggTGGACCGCACCGCCCAAAGAAGCTCCGCCTCTCCAAGGAGCAGTCCCGCCTCCTCGAGGAGAGCTTCCGCCTCAACCACACCCTCTCACCG AAGCAAAAGGAGGCCTTGGCGATCAAACTGAAGCTGCGGCCCAGGCAGGTGGAGGTCTGGTTTCAGAACCGCAGGGCAAG GACTAAGCTGAAGCACACGGAGATGGAGTGCGAGTACCTGAAACGCTGCTTCGGCTCGTTGACGGAGGAGAACCGCCGCCTGCAGCGGGAGGTGGAGGAGCTGAGGGCGATGCGCATGGCGCCGCCCACGGTGCTCTCGCCGCACACACGCCAGCCACTCCCGGCGTCCGCGCTCACCATGTGCCCCCGCTGCGAGCGCGTCACCGCTGCCACCGGCCCGCGGATCACCCGCCCGGCCGCCTCGCCGTTCCACCCTCGCCGCCCCTCAGCGGCGTTTTAG